From the genome of Alteromonas stellipolaris:
CTATCGCGATTGGGGGGATAACGATTATCCGTTAGATTTAGATAAGATAAACGCGTGGTGTGAGAATAATAAACGCGCTTTTATTTTAAAATTTCACCCGTTTATTTCACGTCAATTTGGGGATGCCATGGCACTGCCTGATAGTGAAAATGTTCAAACGCTTCCTTCGCACCCTCATATCTATTTATACCCTAGTGGAAAGAATATATACCCTTGGCTGGCCGATGCAGAAACCTTGATTACTGACTATTCGTCAATCGCGTATGACTTTTTATTGGCAGACAAACCGATTATTTATTTTCAATATGACAAGCAGGATTATCTGAAATTACGTGGAAATACATTGGTGAGTGACAATGATTTTATTGCGGGGGAAGTGGCGTTGACTATTGATGAATTACTTCGTCTTCTTACCGACTCTGCGGCAGCAAATACTGAATTAGTATCAGCACTGCGTGATAAATTTTTGCTCGGTAACAAACCGGCTTGCCCATTAATTCTTGAAGAGGTTAGAAGTTAAATCTTACAATAGTAATTGCCATCTTCTCTCTAGTCGTTAGCACTCAGGTAATACTCATCGAAAATTGACATTATCGTTTCAACAGTATCAGGCGTAATGTGTCTATTATCTTCTTTCCAAGGCGACTCAATGTAGTCATTTACTAACTCGTATGATGGGAAATAGAGGGCATCTGCATGCTCCTTTTGACTTAAAAACTCATGCAATACAGCACGGAGTGTTGCTTTAGAGGCAGTATTCGCGGCAACTACTGACTTTCCGTGATACGAACCAAGGAGCGGTATTGGGGAAAGGGTAAACAATACTTTCGCACAAGGAACGTTACTTTTGATTAAGTTATAAATTCGACGTAAATTCTCTAAATTTTCGGAAAAGGAAACAAACCGACTTTCAAATCGAGTTGGATCTAAGCGTCTATTTGGCACAAACTTCCAGAGGTATTGCTCACTCTCTTTGTCATACCAGGCCTCTGTGAGACCCAATGTTATTATAAAAAAGTCTGTTTCTTTAATAATTTGTTTGCAGGCTTCCAGACTATGGTATGTCTGTGCTTTTTCTTCGGCGGAACCGATGAAAACGGAGCCCAAAGGTTTGTTGTTAAACGCCCACTCAAACTGGGCAAGTAGAGCCGGTGTATGCACCATTATTTCGTCAATACGAATTAAATCCGATTGATTGTGGTCCCAGCTATGAGCATTAACCTGATAACCTTTTTTGAGTAAATAGCGAGAAACATTTCCAGCGAAACAAGAGCCAAAGGCAGTTATTTTTGTATTTTTAGTAATCAATGGCTCAGGCGGGGCGTAACCGTGCATAAAATAGTCTGAGACCGCCTCGGCACTCTCAAGTTGCGTATTACCTGGCCAACGATTCAAGCCATTGAACCCATGCTTTTCTAAAACGCTCAACTTACGCATCTCTGTCTCCGGTATTAATCATTCTCACACCTTTATTATCGGCCATACTCCAGTACGCTTAACACTTTTCTTAAACTAAATAAAAAGTTACCTTGACCAGCCTTATTCAATGAAACGCTTTAGAATATTGAATAATTGCCGTTAAACCATGTGACTACTTATAAGTAAAGGCGCCCCAAATGCTTTCTGAAAGATTTAAAAATGATAACGTCGCGAGGTTAACATTAAAGGAAGCGCAACTAGCCGCTAGGAACGAGTATTTGTCTCAAGTGGCTCTTGGCAAATATCAGTTCGAATCGGTACTTTGTGAATGTGGAAGTAATGATCTGGAAATTTTGGCTAAAAAAGACAGATACGCCATTCCGA
Proteins encoded in this window:
- a CDS encoding GSCFA domain-containing protein translates to MRKLSVLEKHGFNGLNRWPGNTQLESAEAVSDYFMHGYAPPEPLITKNTKITAFGSCFAGNVSRYLLKKGYQVNAHSWDHNQSDLIRIDEIMVHTPALLAQFEWAFNNKPLGSVFIGSAEEKAQTYHSLEACKQIIKETDFFIITLGLTEAWYDKESEQYLWKFVPNRRLDPTRFESRFVSFSENLENLRRIYNLIKSNVPCAKVLFTLSPIPLLGSYHGKSVVAANTASKATLRAVLHEFLSQKEHADALYFPSYELVNDYIESPWKEDNRHITPDTVETIMSIFDEYYLSAND